From one Branchiostoma floridae strain S238N-H82 chromosome 3, Bfl_VNyyK, whole genome shotgun sequence genomic stretch:
- the LOC118411004 gene encoding zinc finger protein 800-like — MAEAADYALLQRPVPSNQTGVRQIIECFTAGTEDIKRLLLHEADVILECRVCRSLYRGLLNFVSHKQEYCAMPFSEYEQQRLGMSGTGSYFMDTPMAPKADTSAETSITDSLLQGESLVVVLPEPPPDDPQPIVGSAAENYSIEFQSIPGTSQAVYQRVTRPKFVAGSTPNSRSPENSSRSGKFAKISPPECTTSDYDPIRAYCRLCDKTFSSRRNVRRHMVEVHKKTLPGRTIIPSKSGDFDLEKLICRLCKKTFISKQSIRRHMVEHHGKSLEIEPSTGTEEKTTSPSSSTSSKSEEEHDRDTKKGEKKDDDDGREEEEKDNENHAANDKDNDSSSDSDEEDDEESDKDNDEENDAESVSKDLKVKQNMCQHCDKGFSSKDTWKKHMVDVHGLDPDGDDPDKDSEEEDDDDDDDDDDDDDDDDDEDKDQTTPSRPPSTSSSGTPKLRSSYDMDRKCCIVCDRYFTTKRNLIRHMVDVHKRPMSQFKIGAEYDKLLSHCDLKRKMCLICKKVFASKRNTKRHMVDVHKQQPSVKLQKDNGPESSSSEPSTPTEEKPAGKTTKLQASYDLEKKECLICKRKFSRQLNLLQHMNAHGRPVKFFRCPFCAYETREKRHVLRHAGSVHKKGPKDLQKIHTSLKTRAVMRMIGPDGKVKPMVQPSSKSETENGNGNEENAPATGNEVKISEALTLHKCNVCKRAFANKGTYCKHMKWMHGRNIKQEENSAKKEEQTNSSTKKEKEGHEKQSITSQSAGSKKSGTGVTNKQEENSAKKEEQTNSSTKKEKDAHEKPSITNQSAVSKKYGTGVTKIMDVPNLKCLKCNKKFSGPQVLQRHVRLHMSQD; from the coding sequence ATGGCCGAGGCTGCTGACTACGCCCTTCTGCAGCGGCCTGTGCCATCCAACCAGACAGGGGTGCGCCAGATCATTGAATGCTTCACTGCTGGCACAGAAGACATCAAGCGGCTGCTGCTTCACGAGGCAGACGTGATCCTGGAGTGCCGAGTTTGCCGCAGTCTGTACCGAGGTCTGCTCAACTTCGTGTCCCACAAACAGGAATACTGTGCCATGCCCTTCAGCGAATATGAACAGCAGCGACTTGGTATGTCTGGGACTGGGTCGTACTTCATGGACACACCCATGGCTCCAAAAGCAGACACATCTGCAGAGACGTCAATCACAGACAGTCTCTTACAGGGGGAAAGTCTTGTCGTGGTGTTACCTGAGCCGCCACCTGATGACCCGCAGCCTATTGTTGGCTCTGCAGCTGAGAACTACAGTATAGAATTCCAGTCCATCCCAGGGACATCCCAGGCTGTCTACCAGAGGGTGACCAGGCCAAAATTTGTCGCGGGATCAACCCCAAACAGTCGTAGCCCTGAAAACAGTAGCAGATCAGGCAAGTTCGCAAAGATTAGTCCACCGGAATGCACCACATCTGACTACGATCCCATCCGGGCATACTGTCGCCTGTGCGACAAGACCTTCTCCTCTCGCCGCAACGTGCGCCGCCACATGGTGGAAGTTCACAAGAAGACCCTCCCCGGCAGAACAATCATTCCAAGTAAGAGTGGGGACTTTGATCTGGAAAAACTGATTTGTCGCCTCTGTAAGAAAACCTTCATCTCAAAACAGAGCATCAGACGACACATGGTGGAGCATCACGGCAAGTCACTGGAGATAGAGCCATCCACAGGAACTGAAGAGAAGACCACCTCCCCATCATCCTCTACATCCTCAAAGTCTGAAGAAGAGCATGACAGAGACACAAAGAAAGGCGaaaagaaagatgatgatgatggaagGGAAGAGGAggaaaaagacaatgaaaatCATGCTGCAAATGACAAGGACAATGACTCTTCTTCTGACAGtgatgaagaagatgatgaagaaagTGACAAGGACAATGATGAGGAGAATGATGCAGAAAGTGTATCAAAAGACTTAAAGGTTAAACAAAACATGTGCCAGCATTGTGACAAAGGTTTCAGTAGTAAAGACACCTGGAAGAAGCACATGGTAGATGTTCATGGTCTGGACCCCGATGGTGATGATCCCGACAAAGATTCagaggaggaagatgatgatgatgatgatgatgatgacgatgacgatgatgatgacgatgatgaggATAAAGATCAGACAACACCATCTCGTCCGCCCAGCACGAGCTCAAGTGGCACACCTAAACTCCGCAGCAGCTATGACATGGATCGGAAGTGCTGCATTGTGTGTGATCGCTATTTCACCACGAAGAGGAACCTTATCCGCCATATGGTAGACGTCCACAAGAGACCTATGTCACAGTTTAAGATTGGTGCTGAATATGACAAGCTGCTGTCTCACTGTGATCTGAAGCGAAAAATGTGTCTCATCTGCAAAAAAGTGTTTGCATCCAAGAGGAACACCAAAAGGCACATGGTAGATGTTCACAAACAGCAGCCCAGTGTGAAGCTGCAGAAAGACAACGGTCCTGAATCCTCCAGCTCGGAACCATCGACTCCTACTGAAGAGAAGCCAGCGGgtaaaacaacaaagctgcaggCAAGCTATGATTTGGAGAAGAAGGAATGTCTCATCTGCAAGCGCAAGTTCAGCAGACAGCTCAACCTCCTCCAGCACATGAATGCCCATGGTCGCCCAGTCAAGTTCTTCCGCTGCCCGTTCTGTGCATACGAGACGAGGGAGAAGCGCCACGTGCTGCGCCATGCTGGTAGCGTCCACAAAAAAGGCCCAAAAGACCTGCAAAAGATTCACACCAGTTTGAAAACACGGGCAGTCATGCGCATGATTGGTCCTGATGGCAAGGTAAAGCCCATGGTGCAGCCAAGCTCAAAATCAGAGACTGAGAATGGGAATGGGAATGAGGAAAACGCCCCTGCTACAGGAAACGAGGTAAAGATATCAGAGGCTTTGACCCTACACAAGTGCAATGTGTGTAAGCGGGCATTTGCCAACAAGGGGACATACTGCAAGCATATGAAGTGGATGCATGGCAGAAACATCAAGCAAGAAGAAAACTCTgcaaagaaagaagaacagaCAAATTCTTCTaccaaaaaagaaaaggaaggcCATGAAAAACAGAGCATCACCAGCCAGTCTGCAGGGTCAAAGAAGTCTGGAACAGGTGTGACCAACAAACAAGAGGAGAACTCTGCCAAGAAAGAGGAACAGACAAATTCGTCTaccaaaaaagaaaaagatgcaCATGAAAAACCGAGTATCACAAACCAATCTGCAGTGTCAAAGAAGTACGGGACAGGTGTGACCAAAATCATGGATGTACCGAACTTGAAATGCCTGAAGTGCAACAAGAAGTTTAGTGGACCACAGGTGCTACAAAGACATGTGCGACTCCACATGTCTCAGGACTAA
- the LOC118410779 gene encoding dimethylaniline monooxygenase [N-oxide-forming] 2-like: protein MANVKKVCVIGAGVSGLSAIKSCLEEGFQPTCYEQHDDLGGIWYYTEDPRPNQGAAMFKSVVSNISKSMLSYSDFPFPEDAPMYPSHERVHQYLREYADHFNLLPHIRFGTQVIKVEEAKDHVTSGQWMVHTSGNGGKHETFDAVILSNGSAFGRPVSPDVPGYETFKGVKLHSYQYRTNKPFEGKRVLIVGSGNTAFDLAVDVCRVATQVDLALLKGTWVVPRLHKKGTPIDLHAFRRVYSDIPVSWLNGIFKDFSNNRFDHDKYGVAGRQQPITQSTPTINDDIGLCLASRKVSIKPQLVKLFGTSARFADGTTVGDVDAVIFATGYVNSCSFLDHELEADIKKLDLYKLVFPTRLAHPTLALVGAGQSNGPLFPLMELQARWAARVFKGVHKLPNSDTMKANTEVYKDMVLATFGRLKPVTNNVVYRDDIAAEIGAKPNLLWLIIKDPLLAYMYYFGPAYPFHHRLVGPNPWKGAAAASKHAYYNTLSGVATSFTPKDSGSVWLHTKMMFTCVIIGVICALVIITRL from the exons ATGGCCAATGTGAAGAAGGTTTGTGTTATTGGGGCCGGAGTGAGCGGATTGTCTGCGATCAAATCATGTCTGGAGGAAGGTTTTCAACCAACCTGCTATGAGCAGCACGACGATCTAG GTGGGATCTGGTACTACACCGAGGACCCTCGACCAAACCAAGGTGCCGCCATGTTCAAGTCAGTGGTCTCCAACATCAGTAAGAGCATGCTCAGCTACAGCGACTTCCCCTTCCCAGAGGACGCGCCCATGTACCCAAGTCATGAAAGGGTGCATCAGTATCTGCGCGAGTATGCAGACCACTTCAACCTGCTGCCTCACATCAG GTTTGGAACACAAGTAATCAAGGTTGAGGAGGCAAAGGACCACGTGACCTCTGGCCAATGGATGGTGCACACATCTGGCAATGGAGGGAAA CACGAGACCTTTGATGCTGTGATATTATCGAATGGCTCGGCGTTTGGACGTCCGGTGAGCCCAGATGTGCCTGGGTACGAGACTTTCAAAGGTGTGAAGCTTCATAGCTACCAATACCGGACCAACAAGCCATTCGAGGGCAAGCGGGTGCTGATAGTTG GGTCCGGCAACACTGCCTTTGACCTGGCCGTTGATGTGTGCCGCGTGGCGACTCAG GTTGATCTGGCACTCCTGAAGGGAACATGGGTCGTACCACGTCTGCACAAGAAGGGAACACCCATCGATTTGCACGCCTTCCGACGTGTGTACTCGGACATCCCAGTATCATGGCTAAATGGGATATTTAAAG ATTTTTCAAACAACCGATTTGACCATGACAAGTATGGAGTTGCTGGGAGGCAACAGCCCATTACACAGTCAACACCCACGATCAATGATGACATAGGGCTGTGTCTGGCGTCTCGTAAGGTCTCCATCAAG CCCCAGCTCGTGAAACTGTTTGGCACCTCTGCACGTTTTGCTGACGGTACAACAGTTGGGGATGTAGATGCGGTGATCTTCGCAACCGGTTATGTAAACAGCTGCAGTTTCCTTGATCATGAGCTTGAAG CTGATATCAAGAAGCTGGACCTCTACAAGCTGGTGTTTCCCACGAGACTGGCACATCCCACCCTGGCGCTGGTCGGGGCCGGACAGAGTAACGGGCCACTCTTCCCCCTTATGGAACTACAGGCACGTTGGGCTGCCAG GGTTTTCAAGGGTGTCCACAAACTACCCAATAGCGACACCATGAAGGCAAACACTGAGGTCTACAAGGATATGGTACTTGCAACATTTGGACGCCTTAAACCTGTT ACAAACAACGTTGTGTACCGCGATGACATTGCAGCAGAGATCGGCGCAAAACCCAACCTTCTGTGGCTGATTATCAAGGACCCCCTGCTGGCTTACATGTACTACTTTGGCCCAGCCTACCCG TTTCATCACCGTTTGGTGGGCCCAAATCCCTGGAAGGGCGCAGCCGCTGCCTCCAAGCACGCCTACTACAACACGTTGAGCGGCGTGGCGACCAGCTTCACCCCCAAGGACAGCGGCTCAGTCTGGCTCCACACCAAGATGATGTTCACCTGCGTGATCATCGGCGTGATCTGTGCCTTAGTCATCATTACACGGCTGTGA